A genome region from Actinomycetota bacterium includes the following:
- a CDS encoding 13E12 repeat family protein — MGSADTMRAYGPASDTATPVPDLDALDRQLAALATTDPLLIHPDELPEGLKRIQRATNVLGTVRARWIAASETRNSSGAERHSKWLSGQLGVDGDVAAKDAAVAKTVEAHEPVAEAAEAGEISPDHVRVIGRAAGTVEDEQADALVDELVAYAREHTPEQTARLARRRAMQQSKDRGQSTAQDQLARRRFRFVERRDGMIHGEGLFTPEVANQLQSALEPLTGPDGDDVPEDQRRSYPQRLHDALGELADIAMGTPGFPHSRGLPTQAMII; from the coding sequence ATGGGAAGCGCCGACACGATGCGGGCCTACGGCCCCGCCTCCGACACCGCCACACCGGTGCCGGACCTCGACGCGCTCGATCGTCAGCTCGCAGCGCTGGCCACGACCGATCCGCTGCTGATCCACCCCGACGAGCTGCCCGAGGGGCTCAAGCGCATCCAACGCGCCACCAACGTCCTGGGGACCGTCCGGGCACGCTGGATCGCCGCGAGCGAGACCCGCAACTCCAGCGGGGCCGAGCGCCACAGCAAGTGGCTGAGCGGCCAGCTGGGGGTCGACGGTGACGTGGCCGCCAAGGACGCCGCCGTCGCCAAGACGGTCGAGGCTCACGAGCCGGTCGCCGAGGCGGCCGAGGCGGGCGAGATCTCCCCCGACCACGTCCGCGTCATCGGCCGCGCCGCGGGCACCGTCGAGGACGAGCAGGCCGACGCGCTGGTCGACGAGCTGGTCGCCTACGCGCGCGAGCACACCCCCGAGCAGACCGCCCGGCTCGCCCGCCGACGCGCGATGCAGCAGTCCAAGGACCGCGGGCAGAGCACCGCCCAGGACCAGCTCGCCCGCCGCCGGTTCCGGTTCGTCGAGCGCCGCGACGGGATGATCCACGGCGAAGGGCTGTTCACGCCCGAGGTCGCCAACCAGCTGCAGTCCGCCCTCGAGCCCCTCACCGGTCCCGACGGTGACGACGTGCCCGAGGATCAGCGCCGCAGCTACCCCCAACGCCTCCACGACGCCCTCGGCGAACTCGCCGACATCGCCATGGGCACCCCCGGCTTCCCCCACTCGCGCGGGCTACCCACCCAGGCGATGATCATC
- a CDS encoding nuclear transport factor 2 family protein, with the protein MTNADVESWLERYLVAWETNDPDDIRGLFTEDARYFTAPFREPWIGHDGIVEGWLSRPEDPATWSFTSEVVGLIGDLAVVRGRTTYATGPDYSNLWLIELAADGRCAVFTEWWMSIE; encoded by the coding sequence ATGACGAACGCGGATGTGGAGTCCTGGCTGGAGCGATACCTGGTGGCGTGGGAGACCAACGACCCTGACGACATCCGCGGCTTGTTCACCGAGGACGCGCGCTACTTCACCGCCCCGTTCCGCGAGCCGTGGATCGGACACGATGGCATCGTCGAGGGCTGGCTGAGCCGCCCAGAGGACCCGGCCACATGGAGCTTCACCTCAGAGGTCGTCGGCCTGATCGGTGACCTCGCCGTCGTTCGTGGCCGCACCACCTACGCGACCGGCCCTGACTACAGCAACCTCTGGCTCATCGAGCTCGCCGCTGATGGTCGCTGCGCCGTCTTCACCGAGTGGTGGATGTCGATCGAGTGA
- a CDS encoding helix-turn-helix domain-containing protein, with protein MRKFPATALDGDRVGRFDPDLVAAGRRPITDEPSVAVLFLPHMNPFEFSIACEVFGIRRGEVLAPMPEPRWYELRVCAAEAGATVPTDFGFSLRIERGLDDLVTADTVIVPMGIKTPEAESMECGWRVPALPDDAVLDALRQAASNGARMVSFCSGAFLLAEAGLLDGRRATTHWMYIDAFRTRYPRVEVVPDVLYVDEGDVLTSAGSAAGLDLALHIVRTDYGADAADLVARRTVVPPHRDGGQAQYTIVPPVPPGGTPFGELLDWIVEHLHEPLEVADMATRAAMSERTFARRFSEATGTTPHQWLTSQRVARARQLLETTDLTVDAVAARSGLGTAANLRMRLREAVGVSPTAYRRRFRRAA; from the coding sequence ATGAGAAAGTTTCCTGCCACCGCCCTGGATGGCGATCGTGTCGGTCGCTTCGACCCTGATCTGGTCGCGGCCGGCCGCCGTCCGATCACCGACGAGCCGAGCGTGGCAGTGCTGTTCCTGCCTCACATGAACCCGTTCGAGTTCTCCATCGCCTGCGAGGTCTTCGGCATCCGCCGGGGGGAGGTCCTGGCGCCGATGCCCGAGCCCCGCTGGTACGAGCTGCGCGTGTGCGCCGCCGAGGCCGGAGCGACGGTGCCCACCGACTTCGGGTTCTCGCTGCGGATCGAGCGAGGGCTCGACGATCTCGTCACGGCGGACACCGTCATCGTGCCGATGGGGATCAAGACCCCCGAGGCGGAGTCCATGGAGTGCGGCTGGCGCGTGCCCGCGCTGCCGGACGACGCGGTCCTCGACGCGCTGCGTCAGGCCGCGAGCAACGGCGCGCGGATGGTGTCGTTCTGCTCGGGGGCGTTCCTTCTCGCCGAGGCCGGGCTGCTCGACGGGCGCCGCGCCACCACCCACTGGATGTACATCGACGCGTTCCGGACCCGCTACCCCCGGGTCGAGGTGGTACCCGACGTGCTGTACGTGGACGAGGGCGACGTGCTCACGTCCGCGGGCTCGGCAGCGGGACTGGACCTGGCCCTGCACATCGTGCGGACCGACTACGGGGCGGACGCGGCCGACCTGGTGGCGCGTCGCACGGTCGTCCCGCCGCATCGCGACGGCGGACAGGCGCAGTACACGATCGTGCCCCCCGTCCCGCCTGGCGGAACCCCGTTCGGGGAACTGCTGGATTGGATCGTCGAGCACCTCCACGAACCGCTCGAGGTCGCCGACATGGCGACCCGTGCGGCCATGAGCGAACGCACCTTCGCCCGGAGGTTCTCCGAGGCCACCGGGACCACCCCCCACCAGTGGCTCACCTCCCAGCGCGTCGCCCGGGCCCGTCAGCTGCTCGAGACCACCGACCTGACCGTCGACGCCGTCGCGGCACGCAGCGGGCTCGGCACCGCCGCCAACCTCCGCATGCGCCTGCGTGAGGCCGTCGGCGTCAGCCCCACCGCCTACCGGCGACGCTTCCGACGCGCCGCCTGA